From the Lemur catta isolate mLemCat1 chromosome 1, mLemCat1.pri, whole genome shotgun sequence genome, the window AAGCTCTGCAAGGAACATTCTACTCCAGACTACTGCGGCCAAGATCACATGGCTCCCTCTCCCCTACGCTCCCAGCCAGTGCTGAACTTTCACTTTTCACACTACATACAAAAAACTAACGAAAATAGATCAAAGACTTAGATgtaaaaacaaagtataaaactCTTGAGAAGAAAACGTAAGATAAAGCTTCATACCTTGGATTTGGTAAAGGATTCTCAGATGTGACACGAAGAGCATGAGCAACAAAACAGATAagttggatttcatcaaaatgaaaacttttgtgtttccaaggacaccatcaagaaagtgaaagacaacccaaagaatgggaaaaatacttgcaaatcatatatatgataagtGACTTGCatctagaatgtataaagaactctcataattaaataataaaagacatatcagccaatttaaaaatgggcaaaggatctgaataggtATTGTTAtcaaaagctcagcacttgtccctgaggtCACATCGGAAGAATGAGaagtggtttgagaaggaaagaggagtttattaatttgtcagcACATAAGGAGGATGGAAACTCCAGTCTAAAATGTCATCATcctaataataattagaaatacagagtttttaaaggaaGGGTTTCAGCTTAAAGCAGTTGTTGCTCTGTCCCATCTCCCATGAAGTCAATCTTGGGCCTTCACCCACCTGGGAGGTCCGTCCACCAGATCTCTGTCCCTAGGGACAGttctgctgagccatctcctgtagcacaatGGACAAAAGACACTGTcttgcccctcccaaccactggcctgaggcagggatgtaggttttagttccCAAAAACGGTGAGatggttttaaagagacagaaaacatttttgccatttttaaaaggccattccctctgtaacagcatttcttcaaagaagatatacaaataaccaaaaaacacatgaaaagatgttcaacatcactagtcattagggaagtgcaaatcaaaaccacagtgagacaccactTCATACCAACTAGGATAagaacaagtgttggcaaggatgtggagagattagaACCCACTTACACTGctaatgggaatataaaatggtgcagttacTTTGAAAAACAGACTGGCAGTATCTCAAATGGTTAAACAGAGTTAGGATataacccaacaattccactcctacatatatacccaagggaaatgaaaacatatgcacatggaaacttgtatacaaatgtttatagcaatatAATTGATAATAGCTAAAAGGGTGAAACAAACCCAaagtccatcaactgatgaatggataaacaatacatggtatatctatacaatgaatagaatattatgtagccataaaaagaatgaagtactgatccatgctacaatatggatgaaccttgaaaacatgctaagtgaaagaagttaatcacaaaagaccacatactttATGATTCTATCCATATGAAAGTCCAGAATAGAGaagtctatagagacagaaagtagattagtgttttcttagggctggggtgggagtgggggcaaAAGTGTAGGGAACTGATATCTAAAGGTTATGGAGTTTCTCTTtcaggtgataaaaatgttccaaattgactgtgatgatggttgcacatatctgtgactatactaaaatcCATTGATTTGTATACTTCaaataggtgaattgtatggcatatgaattatatctcaaagctgttttaaaaaaataagttggaaTCAGTTATTTCTCTAAATTAACTATCTACCAAAATGATAGACTAGTTATGAACCTTTTGCATCTAACAACAATTGTctcaaaatatgaaaagcaaaaatgaatacaatttttttttaaattgagatagggtctcactctatacccaggctagagtgccatggcataaTCATaacccactgcaacctcaagcttctgggctcaagtgatcctccttcagcctcccgagAATCTGGGACTCAGACATGCACCActgtgcttggctaatttttaatttttatagagattatAAAGATAGGATCACACTGTTGCCCTgcctggtctctaactcctggtctcaagtaatcctcccgccttggcctctcaaagtgctagaattacaggtatgagccaccatacccagcctctAAAATGAATAGAACTTGAAGGAGAAATTGATAATCTAAAATTATAGTGGaaggttttaatatttttctgtcaaAAATTTAATAATGTAGGATATTCTATCATTCAATTAAGAAGATATATGCTtctatttctatatctatatttgcatataaatatatcTGAACTGAGTGGAGAGACCAGCTATTGAACCACAAATTCGAGAATCAATATCACAAGACCTTCTTCTCATAGTTCTATTCTGTCAGAGGCAAGTATCCTGCTTGCCTAGTCTTCTTACTAGATCCAAGTTTGGCTGTGCTAGAATTTCCTCTCCCTTTTGCCAATAGGTTAGGTCCCAAGGCCACGGTGCTTCTACCCAGGAACATCTGCaggtattttcttttatggtCCTACAGCTTTCAGGAATTGGTACTGTCCTCTCCACAATTTCTCTCCTACTTGATTACTTCCTTGTGATAAGGGTAAATTTTTAATCCTTCCAGAGGAGTCTACTGCAGCAGaaataaagtacagaaaaatTTTTCAATAGGTCATCACTGATTACTAATGGATTATCCTGGTATTATTTTCCTGCAGAGAACTTTGAAATCAGCTTGTTTGCAAATCCCTGCTTAATGAGTTGTTAGCTAGGTAACATCTAGAAAATTTAACTTCTCTAATATTCATTTTTCTCGCCTGTAAATTGTGGATAAtcatagcacctacctcataTAACTGTTGATAAGACTGAATTTAGTAAGATATTTATAAGGATCCCTATAATAAATACTTCTATTATTTATTGCTGCTTAATCACCCTAAAACTTAATGTCTTAAAGCAACCACATGTTTGCTTGTATATCAGCAAtcctggctgggctcagctgagtgGTTCTACTGCTGATCTCACCTGAAGTTACTCATGTGGCTATAGTCATCTGGAGCCTCAGGTGGGCCTGGGTGGTTCAATATGGTTTCACTTACATAACTCAGTTTGTGTGGCCGGAAGAGCTGGGGGCTGGCTAGACCTCTCTCCTCATTCATGTGGTTTCTTCAGCAGGATAATCAGACTTTTTATCACATGGTGGCTCAAGGCTCAAAGAGAGAAATACAAGCTTCTTGGCCTCTTAAGGCTAGACTCTGGAACTCACTTGTGCTGCATTCTACTGGTTAAAGAAAGTCACAAGGCCAGCACAGTAGCAACAGGAGGGAAAACAGACTCTTTCTCTTGATGGTGTTATGGCATGTACATACAGGATTGCAAAGGTCTGTTAGCTAGAAGACTGTTAGTTAAGAGTACTGCCATCTTTGCAAAAAGATTTACCACAATAGATCACAGTAGAttgcaataaatattagctatcattattCTTGGGGTTATATAAACTTGGGTTTCAAGATGTGACCAAAAGGGCATGAATATAGGCAGGAACAAGCAGGAACTAAACTTAAAACAGTGCAAAActgagacaaggaaaaaaaaattatatttgggtttcttttttttttccccaaaccaaTTGGTCTTTTATTGCatcatcaaaattacaaatagGTCTTAGGAATCATCTGGCATCTTCATGCGGCTGGACAACTCTTAGATCTTATTCATCAGCCTGTTGAACTCTTCCTTTTTCAGAGACATAGATACCATCCAAAATTTTTCTGATATCCTTGTTTTTAACTGTTGTGGCTGGCTGAATCAAAGCAGCTGAATTTGAAACAAGCTCAATGTCGTTTCCTTCAAGGATCAattcatctttctgtgcttgagATACTGAATAAGCAATACCTGGCTTCATACAAACCCTGCAGATGTATTTTTCACCTAAGAAATTTCGTATTTCAACAAGAGACCCATTCTCCTGGGTAACAACGTTGATGGGGAAGTGAGCATACACAGACCTCATCTTGTAACGGAAGCCCAGTGTAACACCCTTGATCATGGTCTGCATATGACTACAAATAGTGCGAACAGTAGCCAGTTCCTTTCTACTTCCCCACCATTTGTCAACCCAgagccttttcttttcctttccaagaAGACTAAGTTCTACATTGATGTGATTGATTGAAGTCCCTCCGTAGGGTTCCTCTGGGACCCTTCACAGTAACTGTGCATCCCTTAAAAGTGATGTCGACATTTTCTGGAATGTCGACAGTCTAATTGCTGAGAATGGTCTTCATTCTCACAGTAGATGTGGCAAAAGAGCTGTATCTGGGTTTCTTAAGAAGGCtttgaggaaaaaagagagaaagagaagtgaagagagaaaaaggacaaaagaaagagaggaactAAGAGAAGTCAAAAGATACTAAAAGGCCAAATGTTACTTAGGGTGAAGTCCAAAGAGATATCCCAGATGTCAGATGgccaaagaaaattttaagtacaATAAAGCCTTATCAGCAATTTGGAGttgtataaataaattcaatataaaCCTCTCCTTTAACTCccataaaaatctttaataaagtCTCTACATGAATGTTTTGTGTGAGAGGAGTGCatgagaggagtgtgtgtgtgtaacaaagAAGGAAGACGGTATTAGATTTCCTGCTGGATCCATGCAATGGTGAATGAAGATATGACAGCcagaaacaaaagccaaaatGTAGTAGAGACCATGCTAAGTACTCCACAATTTGCAGAAATCATGGAATCTAAATTTACCTTGGGAGATTTTAACTTCTGGCCAAGATGGAACAGTAGGGATAAAATTTACCTTCCTacctaaaacaacacaaaaattaaaaagaaaataattttgaaatacatgaaaaaaacatttttaagacatTAGACATGAAGCAATGAAAGACGATCTCTGAGAGGTGGGAAACAAAGGCGGTAAACATGACAGTTGCCCCAGCTTATTGCCTttggagagaggggtggagaacctgtggcctcagggccacatgtggccttctagatccttgagtgtggccttttgacttaatccagacttcacagaacgaatctctttattaaaatgatttgttttgtaaaatttggattcagttgaggggcTGCCCTTGGGGATCTGGGGCCAATGTTCACATGACGGAGTACCAGAGAGAGAAATCTCTCTAGAGAGAGAAATCCAAAGGGTCCCCTCTCAAGTATTCATCAGAGTAGTGAGTACATCATATGAAGGAAACTACCCAAGGACAGGGAAGGAATAATCTGAAAATATTGGAGGGCACAGTATCCCAGACTCACTGATGGCCAAGTATAGTGCCAGTTCCTGCCAGCCAGCCTGGAAAAACTCATAATTCATGGGGGTTTGGGTAAAGTATTCATGAAGTTCTTTCCCTGGAAGTGGGGAATAATTAGCCCCAGATTAAGTGCTGCTGTGAACCTGCCTAAAAAATCATGAAAGCAAGATTCAAGAGGCTCAGACCATTGCCAAATAACTTTAATTGCATCCCagaacaaaaaatatgtataggaatataaaaatatccagtaCCTAACAGGATAAAATCCACATTATCTGGCATCCAAACAAAGATTATTAGGCATATAAGGAGGCAGGAAAACATGACCCACAAAGAGAAAACCAATCAATTAAAAGCaacccagaactgacacagatgttagaattagcagagaagcacattaaaacagttattacaACTGTAttccatatatacaaaaaaataagtaaagacaagaagatataaaaaagacattGGAATCAGACTTCTATAGATGAAAGCtacaatatctaaaatgaaaatatgcactGGATGAGTTTAACAACAGATTGGAAAGGATATAGTAAATTTGAACAATGCTATTAACCGACTTAACCTAATTGACAGTCACAGAACAGTCCACTCAACTGagcagaatacatgttcttttcaagtaaacatggaacattcaccaagacaggCCATATTCTGGTCCATAAAGTAGGTCTCAATAAATTCAAAAGTATCAAGTATCAAGTATGTCCTCTGACCATATGCTATTAAGTTATAAACCAATAACAGGAAGATCtctagaaaattccaaaatatttggaaactctTAATAAATAACATACATCTAATTTTACTGTAATTTTGAAGGGCAGAAAGATTCTCAGCTCTAATCTCGGGCACATTGGGTAGCTGgcatagaagagagaaaaaattggTTTTCCAGTGTAGAGGAAATACAGATTAATAATCACGTAAGAGTCAAGGTTAGGATTAAGGTAGACCCATCCTTTGGGGCTAATGGTCAGCAAGTTTGCAGGGATCTGTATGGATCCATTCCTCTCATTCCCAGGCTCCTGATTCCTCAGGGACAGAGACTCTTAGAGATGCTAGCAACTTTTCAAAGACTTTAATGGGTCTACATGGACCAATTAGTTTCACTTCCTCACCTGTCTTCTACACTTTGATCAATGAACACATCCTTTTTCCCCATTTGTGAGCTGCTGGGCTGCCCAGGGGAAAAGACAGCTCTGGGATGTCTCCTGCCAGCACAAGATTAGTTGTGAGGAGCTTGCCAGGAGTGGGGCTGCCTCACTCCTCCGACCCTGTGAGAGGTTAAAGTCAGAAGCAGGCTCTGATCCCCAGACTCAATCTATGGACACAATGAGTCTGGCtttgtctttgttgttttttgcCTGAAAGCTTGTATTTTCACCCCTGGAGCAATAGCTATGCCATCCAGTCATGTGCTTTGCTGGAATTAAATGGTTTGCTTAGGAACATCTGAATCAACTTTGAAGGAAGACATTCTCTGGTGTTGGATTATCTTCAGGTAGTACCCAGATTTCTGGAAATTGTTAACTACTGATATGTCTTCTGGACGGAAGGGAATGTCTAGGACTAAGCGTCCTACCCACAGGCTGAGTTCCCAGTACACAGAAAATTCTAGCAAGTTAGGAAAGGATATATCTATGTGGCTCAGGAGGAAGACCTGTCTGCTCCTGCAAGTACCCAACGGTTTAAGGTTTCTTAGAATGTGGTTCAGGGCCACTTGTTTCAGAATCCCCAGATTTTGGGGCCCAGTTATAGGCCTATTGAATTGAATTTTCTATGGTTGGGACCTGGAATCTGCAAGTGACAAGCTTCTCTACTGAACCCTGGGCAAGGCACTTTACTGTTTAAGAACAATCATTTGAGATCACAGCTGCTCAACAAAATACACGGGCTGCTTTCCCTGGCTGCCTGCCCTCCGCTTATGTTCACTGTGCTATTCCAGGGAGGAGGGCAAGGATCAGGTATTGATAAAGCCCCTTGCCTACTCCTCCCCCATCTCCAGGCCCCAGGCATTTGTTCTTACTCCTAAGTACCCACTCCCTAATCTATTCACATATGATAAGACCACCTTTAAGTGTTCTACTTTTCATTTACAGATACACACTGTGGCCAACAGAAATAGTGGTTGTTCCAGCATCCTCTGAACAACTGTCAAAGATACCAGTTTCTACATAATTCCTTCCTTGACTAATTCTCTATATTctgaagaattttgaatttaGTACAAAttggagagaagagagatgagagaggaaaggggaggagaagaggaagaaagaggggatTTAAAGCAAGTAATAAATCTGGAGGCTCTGATGAGCTACCCACTATATTACCCACCAccctccctgaccccaccccactgcctgccCCAGTGTGGGCTCCCTGCCTCATCATCTGCACTGTCCGCCATGCTGCACACATTGCTATTCTTCTTTGCTTTAGTCTGTTCTTCCCATCAGAGATATTTGAAGACCCATTACCCAAACTGAAATAGTctatttaggaaagaaaaagtgaagcTGGATCTCAAGAAGTTCTACTCCACCCTTACTCTACTTCCCTGAAATTCCTGTAAGTTATTCCATCCTGAGAGTTTTACAGTCATTCCTATAATTTGCCTTGAAGCTGAGTTGGCTTTTGGCACCCACGGGGTCCAAAAACATTTGCGACCCAAATCTAGGACTGCCCACATTCTGCAGTATTAGGGTCTATTGTGAAATAGCAGCTCTTGGGTTGAGGACAGCTGAATATTACATCTCAAGGGCATGAAATAAATCACAGAATTGCACTCCCCGTGCTCTAAAAGCAGTTGCTAATGTTCTGTGTTCAAATTTGCCCTTATGTTTTGAGTGACTCAATTTTATTAGGATATGGTATCTCTGTGGGCATTACTGGAAGCTTTTTTCTTGTCACCATTCACAGTGTTCTTTCAACAGACAGAGTGCCTCCATCACCTACCTGACAGCTAAATGTAGCTATCCACATGTCCAGAGTCTTCTCTCTGGACTTATGCCTTGGTAGTTTGACGATTCTGGAAAGTATGCCAGTGGGATTAACTAGAATCTTTGCCTACTCAATCCAGCTCTTTTCTCTTCCAAATCCACCCAACATTTTTCACAGGTTTGTTTTTCACTTATTCTTCTCAGGACAGGAGGAAGTGGCTCGCTTTTCTCCTTTTTTCGTCCTACCCAATCACATTTGATGGCTTCAAAGTTTTCACAACTGAGAGCCTTCACCAAAGAGCACCGGGTGCTAAACTGACTCCCGGACCCAGAGGTAACTCAGGAAGACAGGAGGCAGAGGAGCTGATGGGGTAGAGGAGCTTGTGGTGTTTGGGTGACACATCCACAGCCCTGTTCACTCTGAATAGAAAAGGCATTTATTTATACAAAGCCTCAGTCTTGGAGAGGGGCTGTTCCTTCCCTGCTATGCCCAACAGCCCCTGACTGTAGGGTGATTCTGTCCTCTGGAAATGACCACTTCATTTGTGAATGATGGGGGACACTTTCCCCTTGGCTGAGGCTCCCACGTGTGAAGGATCAGTTTGCTCTTTGCACCATGCCCCTCTCTCCACCTTTTCAACCCTCATCACCATGAGAAGCTGCAGTAGTGCCTGGTTGGTACTGAGTTCACAGGGACAGTTTTATAGCTGAGCCAATGAACTACCTACAGCTCATCTGAAGGCCTGTTTAATTATTCTCGCTTAGTTCACGTTTCTGTCTATATTGTTTGGCGGTGGGTTGCTTGctaaattttgttgttgtttcatctCATTTATGATGTTTATTTATGTGTTAGGTCTGTCTCCCCTGTGAGAATATGCATAGCTAACTTCTTTGAACTTTCTCAATGTGTCAGACCTTGTTCAAGTGCTTTACATGGattaatttgttgaatttttatcaCAATCTtttgaggtaggtgctattatccctactttacagatgaaaaaatggaaactcagagaggttaagtaacatgcccaagTTTACACAGTTCATTAGTGGTAAAGTCCCAGCTTTAAATCTTGGCAGTCTGACACCAGTGTGCTTAAACACAAAATATGCTGTCTCGAGAACATAAGCTTCCCAAGGCAGGCATTCTTGAATCCCTGATAGAGAGAACCAGAGCTAAGCATATAGAAAACTATGACTACATACTTGATGAGTGACTGTTTCATTATGTAGAATTTTTTAAGATCCCTGAGAGACCATAttgtatgtatttcttttatattttctattgctgctcAAGTTAATGCTTACTAACTAACCAAGCAAGCAAGCAGAGAAAGCCCTCCCTATGACAGAGTTCCAGACTAAGCCAAATTTCCTCAATAAGATTAATCTTCAGCAGGCTGTCCTTAGGGCACAGTTAAACTCAGTCAGAGCCTCTGGGTGTTCCACCTCATTTACGATGTTGCCTTCTTTCCATACTCCAGAGCACTGGAGAAATATGGAAGGGGTGAACCTGAGCCAGGGGACTGAGTTTGAGCTCTTGGGCCTCACCACTGACGTCCAGCTCCAGAAGCTGCTCTTCGTGGTGTTCCTGGGCATGTACACCATCACTGTGCTGGGGAACCTGGCCATGTTCTTCCTGATCCATGTGAGTGCCACCCTGCACACACCCATGTACTCCTTTCTGAAGAGCCTCTCCTTCTTGGATTTCTGCTACTCCTCCACAGTTGTCCCCCAAACCCTGATGAACTTCTTGGCCAAGAGGAAAGTGATCTCCTATCTTGGCTGCATGGCTCAGATGTTTTTCTATGCGGGTTTTGCCACCAGTGAGTGCTATCTCATCGCTGCCATGGCGTATGACCGCTATGCTGCTATTTGTAACCCCCTGCTGTACCCAACCATCATGTCTCCTGAGGTCTGTGCCTCTCTGATTGTGGGCTCCTACAGTGCAGGATTTCTCAATTCTCTTATTCACACAAGCTGTATCTTCAGTCTGAAATTCTGTGGTGCTCATGTGGTCACTCACTTCTTTTGTGATGGACCACCCATCCTATCCCTGTCTTGTGTGGACACTTCACTGTGTGAGATCCTGCTCTTCATCTTTGCCGGTTTCAACCTCTTGAGCTGCATCCTCACCATCTTGATCTCCTACTTCTTAATCCTCATCACCATCCTGAGAATGACCTCAGCGCAGGGCAGGTTTAAGGCATTTTCGACCTGTGCCTCCCACCTCACTGCCGTCTGTCTCTTCTTTGGCACAACACTTTTTATGTACCTGCGCCCCAGGTCCAGCTACTCCCTGATCCAAGACCGGATGGTTGCTGTGATCTACACTGTGGTGATCCCAATGCTGAACCCCCTAATCTACTCTTTGAGAAACATGGATGTAAAGGAAGCTTTAAGAAAGTTTTGGGGCAGGAAAACAATGGAATGATCTTCTCAATTCATTACCGCATATCTTTCGAAAGCCAAGGGAATATTACCTTACGGGGTGCTACCCTGAGCACAGTCCCGTGCTCATCCCTGTGAATAGTGGGCGTGTCCTCTGGTCTGCAGGTGCTTCTGCATCTACCTGCCACAGAAGAACTGATGGTGTCATAGAGACGAAGAAGTGAGAAGGGAGTGTCTGCTTGTTGCACAATTGGACCCATTGGCAAGATTTAGTTATGTTTGTTAAGatgcttcattcatttttctgagttttctgcatattttattttattattataaatggacATTTATATTCTTCATAACGACGTTATTTTCTTATCTAACTTGAAGACCTTGGCTGCTTGGGAAGATCCTTCCTATTCTTTACCATACCCTCTTCGTAAAAACTGGCTCCTTGACTGAGAaaatttttattgggttgtttatttgaaTGATACTGTAACAATAGCttcaaattttcatatgttttatttcttttgatgacTTTTTTCCTGACCAAAGAATCATCTGGCTACTTTCAAACTGGGTAAACTTGGTATGGTaaagttacttaaattttctaagtCACAGATAtctcatcttgtttttttttttttagggggggttgcactctgttgtctgggccagagtgccgtggcatcagcctagctcacagcaacctcaaactcctgggctcaagcatgtTTTAATTGTCTTCACAAAGtgagtgggcagggagggaaaggacATATTCTGCCTTTCTCAAAGGCTTGTTGTCCCTGTTACCATTCTGTTTTTGCTAATTTATAAATTGTGATTCAATTAAaccagatatttttaaacaagaagAGTCATATAGCGGGAGCCCAATCCAGCATGATGTTCCTGGGCTGTCTGTACTCCTTTGCTCACTCTGTCCTTGGGGGAGTGACTTACTTCACTGATAAATTGGGAAGAATAAACTAGGCATGCTTGGCTGAGGCCCTTCACAGGGGAGGCCTGCCTTGGTTCAGTGCAGCCGTGACAGTCGGCAAAGTCTGCCTGGCTCTGGAATTTAGTTTCATAAAGACCATTTCCCACAGATACAGTCTGTGTCTCTAATGTCGTCTTTAACAGTAATACAATTGATATTTTATTCCCCATCTGACTATATTTGatcctttttataaattcttcaGAATGAGGAGGGTAAAAATGGTGCTATATATCGATACGCCCTCACAGAGATCCTGACACTTAAATTGTTCctgaattttaatagaaatttcaCCTTTATCATAAAGTTTACTGTTagtttttaataatgttgatCATATTTAGGTTTATCGATGACCTTCTAGTGCCAATTAGAGGCTTTACTAAAGGCAGTGTAGAACAACTGCTTCACTGCATTGATTTGGAGCATCAGCACAGTATCAAATAGAAATGGTGAAAGAatgcatctttgtcttgttcctggcTTAAAGGGAACACTTTTAACAATCTAAGTATAATTATTGATCTAGGTTTTTTTGTAGATAaactttatcaggttgaggagaGTACTGTCTAATACTagactgttaaaatatttttaaaaattgtattctttgGTTAGCtcattaattttgtcattttttaaaatataagcactTAAGACAAATTTCCTAAGTTCCATTTAACCTGCACGCcacgattttttttttatttttaaagacagggtgaggccgggcgcagtggctcacgcctgtaatcctagcactctgggaggccgaggtgggcagatcgctcgaggtcaggagtttgagaccagcctgagcaagagtgagacccccatctctactaaaaatagaaagaaatgatctggacagctaaaaatatatagaaaaaattagctgggcatggtggcgaatacctgtagtcccagctacttgggaggctgaggcagaaggattgcttgagcccaggagtttgaggttgctgtgagctagcctcacgccatggcactcactctagcccgggcaacagagcgagactctgtctcaaaaataaataaataaataaataaaataaaaataaaataaagacagggtgtcactctgtcacccaggtgggagtgcagtggcgtaatcAAAGCTCAATGtaaccttaaactcttgggctcaagtgattctcccacttcagtctctatagtagctgggactgcaggcatgtgccaccatgcctggctaattttttaattttaatttttgtagagacagagtcttgctatgatgcccaggctggtctggaactcctgtgctcaaacaatcttcctgcctcagtctcccaaagcactgggattacagatgtgaggcACCTCACCTGGCTGTCATTCTCCTTTTTTCATATAAGCACTTAAGACAAATTTCCTAAGTTCCATTTAACCTGAATCCCACAAGTTTTGAAAtatagtattttcattatcattaaattctgtatatattctaatttttattatgatttattcTTTAATCCATGAGTGCAGTTTTTTCAATTTCCTAATATCTGGGGCATTTATGAAAAATCTATAGccaacattatacttaatggtaaaagaa encodes:
- the LOC123621068 gene encoding olfactory receptor 5AU1 → MTEFQTKPNFLNKINLQQAVLRAQLNSVRASGCSTSFTMLPSFHTPEHWRNMEGVNLSQGTEFELLGLTTDVQLQKLLFVVFLGMYTITVLGNLAMFFLIHVSATLHTPMYSFLKSLSFLDFCYSSTVVPQTLMNFLAKRKVISYLGCMAQMFFYAGFATSECYLIAAMAYDRYAAICNPLLYPTIMSPEVCASLIVGSYSAGFLNSLIHTSCIFSLKFCGAHVVTHFFCDGPPILSLSCVDTSLCEILLFIFAGFNLLSCILTILISYFLILITILRMTSAQGRFKAFSTCASHLTAVCLFFGTTLFMYLRPRSSYSLIQDRMVAVIYTVVIPMLNPLIYSLRNMDVKEALRKFWGRKTME